One Diospyros lotus cultivar Yz01 chromosome 1, ASM1463336v1, whole genome shotgun sequence genomic window carries:
- the LOC127790614 gene encoding LRR receptor-like serine/threonine-protein kinase ERL1 produces MEEPLISLNLKMKKKKKLFHFCVLAVVVLILPVASPLSDEGKALMSIKAAFSNVANLLLDWDDVHNDDFCSWRGVFCDNSSFSVVSLNLSSLNLGGEISQAIGDLRNLQYIDLQGNKLTGQIPDEIGNCVSLTILDLSDNLLNGDIPFSISKLKQLELLNLKNNQLTGPIPSTLTQIPNLKTLDLARNQLAGEIPRLIYWNEVLQYLGLRGNLLTGTLSPDMCQLTGLWYFDVRGNKLTGTIPESIGNCTSFEILDISYNEISGEIPYNIGFLQVATLSLQGNRLTGKIPEVIGLMQALAVLDLSENELVGPIPPIFGNLTYTGKLYLHGNKLTGPIPPELGNMSKLSYLQLNDNQLVGGIPAELGKLEQLFELNLANNNLEGPIPHNISYCTALNQLNVYGNRLSGSIPLGFRNLGSLTYLNLSSNNFKGSIPIELGGIINLDTLDLSNNNFSGAVPAAVGDLEHLLTLNLSRNHLGGPLPAEFGNLRSIQIIDMSFNYLSGHIPEELGQLQNIASLILNNNNLHGLIPDQLTNCFSLSVLNVSYNNLSGVVPPIGNFSRFTPDSFMGNPFLCGNWLGSICDPYAPRPKVIFSRKVVVCITLGFLMLLAMVLVAVYRSNQPDPLVKESMKSIQGPPKLVILHMDMAIHTYEDIMRLTDNLSEKYMVGYGASSTVYKCILKNSRPIAIKRLYTQHQHNLREFETELETIGSIRHRNVVSLHGYALSPFGNLLFYDYMENGSLWDLLHGPSKKVKLDWDARLKIAVGAAQGLAYLHHDCNPRIIHRDVKSSNILLDDNFEAHLSDFGIAKSIPIAKTHASTYVVGTIGYIDPEYARTSRLNVKSDVYSFGIVLLELLTGKKAVDNEANLHQLILKKADDNTLMEAVDPEVTITCVDLSHVRKTFQLALICTKPHPSERPTMHEVSRVLVSMLPSPPAAKPSGAPSKTIDYAQFVIDKERAQLKTPPQKQQQQQQTQGESNSSDAQWLVRFGELVSKNTR; encoded by the exons ATGGAGGAGCCGCTGATATCTCTGAAtctgaagatgaagaagaagaagaagcttttTCACTTCTGTGTGTTGGCTGTCGTCGTGCTAATCCTTCCTGTGGCTTCGCCACTTAGTGATGAAG GCAAGGCATTGATGTCAATTAAGGCGGCATTTAGCAACGTAGCAAATCTGTTACTGGACTGGGATGATGTTCACAATGATGATTTCTGTTCTTGGCGAGGCGTGTTCTGTGATAATTCCAGCTTCTCTGTTGTTTCTCT GAACTTATCAAGTTTGAACTTGGGTGGGGAGATTTCCCAAGCTATTGGAGACCTGAGGAATTTGCAGTATAT AGACCTGCAGGGAAACAAGTTAACTGGTCAAATTCCGGATGAAATTGGCAACTGTGTTTCTCTCACAATACT GGACTTATCAGATAATTTACTGAATGGGGACATACCATTTTCAATATCTAAGCTTAAGCAACTTGAGTTGTT GAACTTGAAGAACAATCAGTTGACTGGTCCCATCCCTTCAACTTTGACACAGATTCCTAACCTTAAAACTCT GGACCTGGCTCGAAACCAACTTGCTGGTGAGATACCAAGATTGATTTATTGGAATGAAGTATTGCAATATCT GGGCTTACGAGGCAATTTATTGACCGGAACCCTATCCCCAGATATGTGCCAACTGACTGGCCTTTGGTATTT CGATGTGAGAGGCAATAAGCTGACTGGAACAATCCCTGAAAGTATTGGTAATTGTACAAGCTTTGAGATCTT GGACATTTCATATAATGAGATCTCCGGGGAGATTCCTTACAATATTGGGTTTCTACAAGTGGCCACTCT ATCCCTTCAAGGAAATAGGCTCACAGGAAAGATTCCTGAGGTGATAGGTCTAATGCAAGCTCTTGCTGTATT GGATTTGAGCGAGAATGAACTTGTTGGGCCAATTCCACCAATTTTTGGCAATTTAACTTACACTGGAAAACT ATATCTGCATGGCAACAAGCTTACTGGACCCATCCCCCCTGAGCTTGGGAATATGTCAAAGCTTAGCTATTT GCAATTAAATGATAATCAATTGGTTGGTGGAATCCCTGCTGAACTTGGAAAACTTGAGCAGCTTTTTGAATT GAACCTTGCCAATAACAACTTGGAAGGACCTATTCCTCATAACATAAGCTACTGCACGGCGTTAAATCAACT CAATGTGTACGGCAATCGCTTAAGTGGTTCCATTCCTCTGGGTTTCCGAAATCTTGGAAGTCTGACTTACCT GAATCTCTCGTCAAATAATTTCAAAGGAAGCATTCCTATTGAGTTGGGAGGGATCATCAATCTTGATACACT GGATCTTTCAAATAACAATTTCTCGGGGGCTGTTCCTGCTGCTGTTGGTGACCTTGAGCACCTGCTCACACT gaATCTGAGTCGTAATCATCTTGGTGGCCCACTTCCTGCAGAATTTGGGAATCTTAGAAGCATACAGAtaat TGATATGTCATTCAACTACTTGTCCGGTCATATTCCTGAAGAGTTGGGGCAGTTGCAGAATATTGCATCTCT GATACTAAATAACAACAATCTGCATGGACTCATTCCTGATCAGCTAACTAATTGTTTCAGCCTTTCTGTCTT GAATGTCTCCTACAACAACTTGTCAGGAGTTGTTCCTCCCATTGGAAATTTTTCACGGTTTACTCCCGACAG CTTCATGGGAAATCCATTTCTATGTGGGAACTGGTTGGGTTCTATATGTGATCCGTATGCACCTAGACCAAAAG taattttctcaaggaaagtTGTGGTTTGCATAACATTGGGCTTTTTAATGCTACTAGCTATGGTATTAGTAGCTGTATACAGATCAAATCAACCGGATCCCCTTGTGAAAGAATCTATGAAGAGCATCCAAG GTCCTCCTAAGCTTGTCATTCTTCACATGGACATGGCTATTCACACCTATGAAGACATAATGAGACTCACTGACAACTTGAGTGAGAAATATATGGTAGGATATGGTGCTTCTAGCACTGTATATAAGTGTATACTGAAGAACTCCCGGCCCATTGCAATTAAGCGGCTATATACCCAGCACCAACACAACTTGAGGGAGTTTGAGACTGAGCTTGAAACAATTGGCAGCATCAGGCACAGAAATGTCGTCAGCTTGCATGGTTATGCACTGTCACCCTTTGGTAACCTACTCTTCTATGACTACATGGAAAATGGTTCTCTTTGGGATCTTCTTCATG GACCTTCAAAGAAGGTAAAACTTGATTGGGATGCGCGGCTTAAAATTGCTGTTGGGGCTGCTCAAGGTCTCGCATATCTTCATCACGATTGTAATCCTAGAATCATCCACCGTGATGTCAAGTCATCAAACATTCTGCTGGATGACAACTTCGAGGCCCATCTatctgattttgggattgcAAAATCTATTCCAATAGCCAAGACTCATGCATCAACTTATGTTGTTGGAACCATTGGTTACATTGACCCAGAGTATGCCCGCACCTCTCGCCTAAACGTGAAATCAGACGTTTATAGTTTTGGCATTGTGCTTTTGGAACTTCTCACAGGCAAAAAGGCAGTTGACAATGAAGCCAACTTGCACCAGCTG ATATTGAAAAAGGCGGATGATAACACGTTAATGGAGGCTGTTGATCCAGAGGTGACAATCACTTGCGTGGATTTATCCCATGTTAGGAAGACTTTCCAGCTTGCGTTGATCTGCACAAAGCCTCATCCATCGGAGAGGCCAACGATGCATGAGGTTTCTAGGGTCTTGGTGTCAATGCTTCCATCTCCGCCGGCAGCCAAGCCAAGCGGGGCACCGTCTAAGACCATCGACTATGCTCAGTTTGTGATCGATAAAGAACGGGCCCAGCTGAAAACGCCACCgcagaagcagcagcagcagcagcaaacccagGGCGAAAGCAATTCCTCAGATGCCCAGTGGTTGGTTAGGTTCGGCGAACTTGTCTCCAAGAATACTCGTTAG
- the LOC127794360 gene encoding uncharacterized protein LOC127794360: MRCPALRFGLAGLYRLCIYVHVDALSKYTGTHVITVSFHALSAKHANFAIRQYKSSHSLVSSQSIGFRHRRNPSCKLTEGESQEDVNGVLWFLRLKFRFSDNLALHGDMDEQLEDFVADCSDDASEVDSCYEFDAARFFDFTRPESPSEAHEADRWFDYSGNYSPSPFILKLKWREDIRVETTNSSLCSNDGESMISSGGNLDSDMDSEGGVSYDNKNGPKSCNDMAYGIPKMKRNSMAMSSKIRSSTFMKPTASHLAKLNGASEVYSCQFSGRCQRPLTKMDGRSSRSPHEVGSCATKRQKLENGYLSKVARLKHQSLLLHKLSKQVRQFDASTFSSKSKVTIPRGPHLETAQRAQKHRSRSSSDSGEHAKSVAPTLKSRPLNRKILKVPPPLQKKNRARSPLSQVNCQVFHSKTSERAKQHSSTNAVNIQNPESISENGTKDVGRQEKYEMRKRVQACRPLVKRDLKLPNDNRASYSPPIELFNKLSLKSEFEGDVISHPRPPQRSKGSKENLPASFNPGLKKSGRT, from the exons ATGcgt TGTCCGGCTTTGCGCTTTGGCCTGGCCGGCCTTTACCGCTTGTGTATATATGTCCATGTCGATGCTCTCTCTAAATATACCGGGACGCACGTCATCACTGTTTCCTTCCATGCCCTCTCTGCAAAACACGCAAATTTCGCTATTCGCCAATATAAATCCTCTCATTCGCTTGTTTCCTCCCAATCCATAGGGTTTCGCCACCGAAGAAATCCATCCTGCAAACTCACAGAAGGAGAAAGCCAGGAGGACGTCAATGGAGTCCTCTGGTTTCTTCGTCTGAAATTTCGCTTTTCGGACAATCTCGCATTGCACGGAGATATGGACGAGCAATTGGAGGACTTCGTGGCGGATTGTTCCGACGACGCCTCGGAAGTTGATTCCTGCTACGAGTTCGATGCCGCTCGCTTCTTCGATTTCACTCGGCCGGAATCGCcttccgaggctcatgaggctGATCGCTGGTTTGACTATTCTGGAAATTATTCGCCTTCTC cATTTATATTAAAGTTGAAATGGAGAGAAGACATCAGAGTAGAAACTACAAATTCCTCTCTGTGTTCAAATGATGGGGAAAGCATGATTTCTAGTGGCGGGAACCTGGACTCTGACATGGATTCTGAAGGTGGTGTATCATATGACAACAAAAATG GACCAAAATCTTGTAATGATATGGCTTATGGTATtccaaaaatgaaaagaaactCTATGGCCATGTCATCCAAAATAAGGAGCTCAACTTTTATGAAACCTACAGCAAGTCATTTGGCCAAGTTAAATGGAGCCAGTGAGGTCTATTCCTGCCAATTCTCAGGAAG GTGTCAGAGGCCATTGACTAAAATGGATGGGAGAAGTTCAAGGAGCCCTCATGAGGTTGGCAGTTGTGCTACTAAAAGGCAAAAACTAGAGAATGGCTATCTGAGTAAG GTTGCTCGTTTAAAGCACCAAAGCTTGTTGTTACACAAGTTATCCAAG caaGTTCGACAATTTGATGCTAGTACATTTAGTTCCAAGTCCAAAGTTACTATTCCCAGAGGGCCTCATCTGGAAACTGCACAAAGAGCTCAAAAACATAG GTCCAGGAGTAGTTCAGACTCAGGGGAACATGCAAAATCAGTGGCTCCTACATTAAAATCAAGGCCTTTGAACAGAAAA ATTCTCAAGGTTCCTCCGCCACTTCAAAAGAAGAACAGGGCACGGTCTCCATTGTCTCAAGTAAATTGTCAG gtgTTCCACTCGAAGACATCAGAGAGGGCCAAGCAACACTCATCTACTAAT GCAGTCAACATACAGAATCCTGAGTCCATTTCAGAAAATGGGACCAAAGACGTTGGAAG GCAAGAGAAGTATGAAATGCGAAAAAGAGTCCAAGCTTGCCGCCCTCTTGTCAAAAGG GATCTCAAGCTTCCAAATGATAACAGAGCATCCTACAGTCCACCAATTGAATTATTCAACAAG CTGTCCCTGAAATCTGAATTCGAGGGGGATGTAATTTCTCACCCCAGACCACCTCAGAGGAGTAAG GGCTCCAAGGAGAACCTCCCCGCTTCCTTCAATCCAGGACTCAAG AAGTCTGGAAGGACGTAG
- the LOC127794370 gene encoding cysteine and histidine-rich domain-containing protein RAR1-like — protein MEKVGKVQCQRMNCHAMFSDDDNPEGSCRFHDSGPIFHDGMKEWSCCKQRSHHFRLFLQIAGCKVGKRTSEIPVPKKPAPVATPTNDASSKEACSRCRQGFFCSEHGSQVKVMNSNPLTAAAPALADSNTDEQGDAPAPAKKVVDINHPETCKNNGCDKTFKERDNHDTACSYDPGPAIFHYRMDVAQCLIQCRKKQKLLSEDKPLLPSIWVERAGFFVSLFIIFPCP, from the exons ATGGAGAAGGTTGGAAAGGTCCAGTGCCAGAGAATGAACTGCCACGCCATGTTCTCCGACGACGACAACCCTGAAGGTTCCTGTAGATTTCACGACTCT GGA CCTATATTTCACGATGGAATGAAAGAGTGGAGTTGTTGCAAGCAAAGAAGTCATCATTTCAGGTTATTTCTTCAAATTGCAG GATGTAAGGTAGGTAAACGCACGAGTGAAATACCAGTACCAAAGAAGCCCGCTCCTGTTGCAACTCCCACAAATGATGCATCTTCAAAAGAAGCATGCTCAAGGTGCCGTCAAGGATTCTTTTGCTCTGAACA TGGTTCACAGGTGAAAGTAATGAATTCAAACCCACTAACAGCAGCGGCACCTGCTCTTGCCGACAGCAATACAGATGAACAGGGAGACGCTCCTGCTCCAGCGAAGAAGGTAGTAGACATTAACCATCCTGAAACATGTAAGAATAATGGATGTGACAAAACCTTCAAAGAAAGGGATAACCATGACACTGCTTGCAGTTACGACCCTGGCCCTGCCATCTTCCACTACCGGATGGATGTAGCACAATGCTTGATCCAGTGTCGTAAAAAGCAGAAGCTGTTATCAGAAGACAAACCCCTTTTACCCTCGATTTGGGTTGAAAGAGCCGGTTTCTTTGTGTCTCTTTTTATCATCTTCCCTTGTCCTTAA